One part of the Thiothrix nivea DSM 5205 genome encodes these proteins:
- a CDS encoding MEKHLA domain-containing protein — translation MDYFPTPSADNQYLAGHLHLLHSSFHHYVGRNLSGLGWEGETTARALWEAPVVLLSHNTNADPIFTYGNQKALELFAMDWETLTQLPSRYSAEPLAREEREHLLQTVNRQGYIDNYSGVRIASTGQRFLIRDAIVWNLRDESGNYRGQAAFFDNWQFLP, via the coding sequence ACTATTTCCCCACCCCCTCCGCCGACAACCAGTACCTAGCTGGCCACTTGCACCTCTTGCACAGCAGCTTCCACCACTACGTTGGGCGCAATCTGTCCGGCTTGGGCTGGGAAGGAGAGACCACCGCCCGCGCCTTGTGGGAAGCCCCCGTCGTCTTACTCTCGCACAACACTAACGCTGATCCTATATTTACCTATGGCAACCAGAAGGCGCTGGAACTGTTTGCCATGGACTGGGAAACCCTGACCCAACTCCCCTCCCGCTATTCCGCCGAACCACTGGCGCGGGAAGAACGCGAACATCTGCTACAAACCGTCAACCGGCAAGGCTATATCGACAACTACAGCGGGGTGCGCATCGCCAGTACTGGCCAGCGCTTCCTGATCCGCGACGCCATCGTCTGGAACCTGCGGGATGAAAGCGGCAATTACCGGGGGCAGGCGGCGTTTTTCGACAACTGGCAATTTCTGCCCTAA
- the tilS gene encoding tRNA lysidine(34) synthetase TilS, translated as MHNAPTDHLLTFFRQYPAPAYLIGYSGGMDSHVLLHACSLLQRQLPHLKFRAVHIDHGLQAVSASWALHCQGVCERLEMPLLVEHLHLAAPAGKSVEAVAREARYATFSRHLQAREILLTAHHQQDQAETLLLHLLRGSGVDGLAAMPQVRPFAPGSLGRPLLACSRPELQDYAQRHQLDYIDDPSNLDRRFDRNFLRHQVVPVLQQRWPAMQKTLARAAQLQAESRQLLSGFLQPKLADMQGNQPNTLSVSRLLGQDTAMQKALVREWLAGQGFQMPEEKKLLHVLHDVLLSSSDAMPCVHWEGCEIRRYRDDVYALQPPLPHDSTQILEWDVTQPLVIPSLQRTLSPALLGGWQKHVQENPATVTVRFRQGGESVWLPHRGGHHSLKHLLQEAGVAPWERERLPLIHVGEQLVIIPGVLHVQPKGQD; from the coding sequence ATGCACAACGCCCCGACTGACCATCTGCTGACATTCTTCCGGCAATACCCTGCCCCTGCCTACCTGATCGGGTACAGCGGGGGAATGGATTCCCACGTCCTTCTGCACGCCTGTTCCCTGTTGCAACGGCAGTTGCCACACCTGAAATTCCGTGCCGTGCACATTGATCATGGCTTGCAAGCAGTTTCCGCCAGCTGGGCGTTGCATTGTCAGGGCGTATGCGAGCGGTTGGAGATGCCTTTGCTGGTGGAACACCTACATCTGGCGGCTCCAGCGGGGAAAAGCGTGGAAGCAGTGGCGCGCGAAGCCCGTTACGCAACTTTCAGCCGTCATCTGCAAGCCAGGGAAATTCTGTTGACAGCGCATCACCAGCAGGATCAGGCCGAAACCCTGTTGCTGCATCTGCTGCGCGGTAGCGGCGTGGATGGGCTGGCGGCAATGCCGCAAGTGCGCCCGTTCGCGCCCGGCAGTCTGGGGCGTCCGCTGCTGGCGTGCAGCCGTCCGGAATTGCAGGATTACGCCCAGCGTCACCAACTGGATTACATCGACGACCCCAGCAATCTGGATCGGCGTTTCGACCGCAATTTCCTGCGCCATCAAGTCGTGCCGGTGTTGCAGCAGCGTTGGCCTGCCATGCAGAAAACCCTGGCGCGCGCTGCCCAGTTACAGGCCGAAAGCCGCCAGTTGTTGTCCGGTTTCCTGCAACCTAAACTGGCAGACATGCAGGGAAACCAGCCCAATACCTTGTCGGTCAGCCGCTTGCTGGGTCAGGATACCGCTATGCAGAAAGCCTTGGTGCGCGAATGGCTGGCGGGGCAGGGTTTCCAGATGCCGGAGGAAAAAAAGCTGCTGCATGTGTTGCATGACGTGCTGCTGAGCAGCTCTGACGCCATGCCTTGTGTGCATTGGGAGGGCTGCGAAATCCGCCGCTATCGTGATGATGTGTATGCCTTGCAACCCCCGCTGCCACATGACTCCACACAAATACTGGAATGGGATGTCACTCAGCCACTGGTCATCCCTTCCTTGCAGCGCACACTGTCACCAGCGCTATTGGGCGGCTGGCAAAAACACGTGCAGGAGAACCCGGCAACCGTTACCGTCCGCTTCCGTCAGGGCGGAGAATCGGTGTGGTTACCGCACCGGGGCGGGCATCATTCCCTCAAACACCTGTTGCAGGAGGCGGGGGTAGCACCCTGGGAGCGTGAGCGTTTACCCCTGATCCATGTCGGCGAACAGCTGGTGATTATCCCCGGTGTCCTGCATGTCCAACCCAAGGGGCAAGATTGA
- a CDS encoding acetyl-CoA carboxylase carboxyltransferase subunit alpha, with protein sequence MNPDFLDFEQPIAELQAKIEELRYVGDAEINLSEEIGKLEEKANSLTRSIFSKLTPRQISQLARHPKRPYTLDLIKYLFTDFQELHGDRAFADDKAIIGGVARFRGQSVVVIGHQKGRDTNENIKRNFGMPRPEGYRKALRLMRLAEKFHLPVITFIDTPGAYPGIGAEERGQSEAIARNLYEMAKLRTPIICTVVGEGGSGGALAIGVGDRVMMLQYATYSVISPEGCASILWKSADKAADAADAMGITADRLKSLGLIDQIIPEPLGGAHRDMEAAARNIGAALETSLRELKAMNVDKLLDKRYQRIMGFGQFEE encoded by the coding sequence ATGAACCCGGATTTTCTTGATTTTGAACAACCTATCGCCGAATTGCAGGCGAAAATCGAAGAACTGCGTTACGTCGGTGACGCTGAAATTAACCTGAGCGAAGAAATCGGCAAGTTAGAAGAAAAGGCCAATTCGCTGACCCGTTCGATCTTTTCCAAACTGACGCCACGGCAGATTTCCCAGCTTGCCCGTCATCCCAAACGCCCCTACACGCTGGATCTGATCAAATACCTGTTCACTGATTTCCAGGAACTGCATGGCGACCGCGCCTTTGCCGATGACAAGGCCATTATCGGCGGTGTGGCGCGTTTTCGCGGCCAGTCAGTCGTAGTGATTGGCCACCAGAAAGGCCGCGACACCAACGAAAACATCAAGCGCAACTTCGGGATGCCACGCCCGGAAGGTTACCGCAAGGCATTGCGCCTGATGCGTCTGGCTGAGAAATTCCACCTGCCTGTCATCACCTTCATCGACACTCCTGGCGCTTACCCCGGCATCGGCGCGGAAGAGCGTGGCCAAAGCGAAGCCATCGCCCGTAACCTGTACGAAATGGCTAAGTTACGCACCCCCATCATCTGCACGGTAGTCGGCGAAGGCGGCTCCGGCGGCGCGCTGGCAATTGGCGTCGGCGACCGGGTGATGATGCTGCAATACGCCACCTACTCGGTCATTTCCCCGGAAGGTTGTGCCTCTATCTTGTGGAAAAGTGCGGACAAGGCTGCCGATGCCGCCGATGCCATGGGCATCACCGCTGACCGCCTGAAATCCCTCGGCCTGATTGACCAGATCATCCCCGAACCACTCGGTGGCGCGCATCGCGATATGGAAGCCGCCGCCCGCAACATCGGCGCAGCGTTGGAAACCAGTCTGCGCGAACTGAAAGCGATGAACGTCGACAAACTGCTGGACAAGCGTTACCAGCGCATCATGGGCTTCGGCCAGTTCGAGGAATAA
- the tadA gene encoding tRNA adenosine(34) deaminase TadA, which yields MDDENWMRHALQLAERAWKQGEVPVGAVVVRDGQILGEGWNQPITLHDPSAHAEMQALRAAGIHDINYRLPGTTLYVTLEPCLMCVGAMLHARVERVVFGAYDPKTGAAGSAFDLLQDTRHYHKVAAVQGGVLQEECAALLQAFFRERRTAASAAKQGIQQTPPPR from the coding sequence ATGGATGACGAAAACTGGATGCGCCATGCCCTGCAACTGGCGGAACGAGCCTGGAAGCAGGGGGAAGTGCCGGTAGGTGCCGTGGTGGTGCGCGACGGGCAAATCCTGGGGGAGGGCTGGAACCAGCCGATTACCCTGCATGACCCTTCTGCCCACGCCGAAATGCAGGCGCTACGGGCAGCAGGTATCCACGACATCAACTACCGCCTGCCCGGCACAACCCTGTATGTCACGCTGGAGCCTTGCCTGATGTGTGTGGGTGCAATGCTGCACGCGCGGGTGGAACGGGTGGTATTTGGTGCCTATGACCCGAAAACCGGGGCGGCGGGCAGCGCGTTTGACCTGTTGCAGGATACCCGCCACTACCACAAGGTAGCAGCGGTGCAAGGGGGCGTATTGCAGGAAGAATGCGCTGCCTTGTTGCAGGCATTCTTCCGCGAACGGCGCACGGCAGCTTCAGCCGCCAAACAGGGCATTCAACAAACGCCGCCACCAAGGTAA